One stretch of Mangifera indica cultivar Alphonso chromosome 9, CATAS_Mindica_2.1, whole genome shotgun sequence DNA includes these proteins:
- the LOC123226193 gene encoding protein GAST1, whose amino-acid sequence MARKLSALISVLILMLLLLAQDHATSITEAPSPQPQPSKNNPLYGATQGSLQPQECAPHCTTRCSETAYKKPCMFFCQKCCAKCLCVPPGTYGNKQSCPCYNNWKTKRGGPKCP is encoded by the exons ATGGCGAGGAAGTTGAGCGCTCTGATTTCAGTTCTTATTTTGATGCTTCTGTTACTTGCACAGGACCAT GCTACCAGCATTACTGAGGCTCCGTCCCCTCAGCCACAGCCGAGTAAAAACAATCCCTTG tATGGTGCCACTCAAGGGAGTCTTCAACCTCAAG AGTGCGCACCTCATTGCACAACAAGATGCTCAGAGACAGCATACAAGAAGCCATGCATGTTCTTTTGCCAGAAGTGTTGCGCTAAGTGCTTGTGTGTGCCACCTGGAACTTATGGAAACAAACAATCTTGTCCTTGTTACAATAACTGGAAAACTAAGAGAGGAGGACCCAAATGCCCTTGA